A genome region from Mugil cephalus isolate CIBA_MC_2020 chromosome 13, CIBA_Mcephalus_1.1, whole genome shotgun sequence includes the following:
- the tacc2 gene encoding mucin-17 isoform X7, with translation MQFCRKVLCQPCSARVTSPEEDMEYKMGSCIGIAHTQTGTRSETERDDATLLTEASTSQRGIPSLPLLPDVPVVTGVEESVGGAAADQEDKEELEFPHDLLPSLDFSSEFNIWESSLGTHFSSGEGKCEQVNPLLAGLQHHMEVSGPPVVPDPRPHGCDPVITDVQPSPRPTATPYPGGRPLTPSSSVVLDLELQEAFKECEEQMASLGMLTPTERHSPTMSETVNDAGKTAGEGTVNESSESSSVPPITVQPGHSNGGHGNESTHGNSEAANSQKDTVVFSFRNYILGTEDRAGTEETGGETKATQSLVECAETEPEKETETDEPKQTPPCTQLEIATDSCKETSKHAAFSEQGKDLREDHVDAATEEWKTVAREKGTEANVTKESDEINICTVETNTDNSVIGSSECSAQLKGKDTLLELRSEAQAPTDEHAEKKGSESEAAKQTSSKSDKQTEQNKEAKKKKHRKKKKTEKSAAKSENQEQPASLLNTGNHTDPLVCDESVSEAQDVRCGEQPDNSIDCQQQPSPEGKPISSPPLSSSHSGSDHLTPPASSPVSNPALSQRPHQSHNQDTPSYYMHQVEPHVTDNQKTPTTFVQTAVIDPAASSDQISGAQTEEAVVTTGTEILTREDQSPLSGSTSCVGESSVESALEEALVVVAALPLTTPTLPAVIESKREGESARRDSLKREASEAIAESEKEVGEKQFIGIEKCLSAADGDGGELLGSSPQLPLIGSQGKCSLAFSAKEGQAACEKSCSSKMPHNSSEAENKGPTDTTVHVSDTEISPAEEGEAEREPLRLEAFINTSPLGLLTGPGCQDHRAAGSEKAGEGGGGGGEEVGEKGGLARVHSSFSQPQGSATGVSSDKTETCPPTDVAESQLKSQSEPTVTITESISTEQDRLLHPCQEQSSAAIAPLPTPTEQSSSSSTNGGGIRADLKLNLISEEASSLGRTCEESPVVETNYSQVSLPSISPQPLTTSQQIPVKQQESNNQQVQPSSTTEVRTAESAAEFQVEAHIQSNSDSPAMSGVGVYLCDSTRGNNRVHFADNVKGKGSSSVDHRNMSGATLDCASLPPLTVHESLRYPVVEASYTFSDYLSPKKPEVPTKPAPTKDDTAIRSSADSPKPHTDVQLDKGDMGNKDTEENSAIDHSGNDSLETNTVDVQSVTEASAKQLPRPTENNQTGDGEFSELLQTPGSVISQTHHPAVEAVTAKVTEQEETDAGAVCQRLPEDKETTVLTADSKDAVKNELSHESPLISDIPINVEEKEGTQHDVSSSFVLPVDDVSREPLTDVSAELSVGQLPADHDPTSKPEPVTLTCATYSAPSRPPLTQLDETPPSGLVNTNAIDQPKSTIDSANLTKDESLTSEETTSDQSSSVTNPAFVLQPPGPMLSHLEFISDSDVSLPGQTDNNSTGGDSTSVSGEVDGSQRREVTQVCLAHDLECSDVKADEICPIMEDRNDAKESVAGNSVTNNLVTPFSQVENLPPPSVPPGADDVQAMGESDKVISLTHAEPDSTGIKPVICEASIRDDLLNASCPLSPDLPTDEAYSKTAQENVKEEHKVGDETSVLFEEKKKQAGEETMDNQKEAAESNKLHTGNNGTTPQQSNGTDKEAVEKIAAPQPPLKHKVQKTESPLSETFSLSTSTPASEEVLRTDSSAEPQTVYDQNLHQTLAATLECSSDSAPDSSVALGQSQSAPEPDCFARQQEQQQQQRRLGSRHPTEELPGGCLERGEKTDSETQAVVRGVKGATEEADVPVGSLCQLGGKEELVGDDSIGSEGVMGADKGEAVLPGVEGANVPSQLDLNETGRTAERNTSCDTETVTTSSHVGDTTQEIDEKESSGLGGGGSDADLVPDTAFVSDLDGKGQQKSHVSAACQDQYVEPGTSKNKAVSVRSASQQHETSPPQTSVSSKAGTDSEDIDTPVIPSAKQAEEIHAKVFSALPDPTGQPGSGENAFSAATAVNGNSSESGECEIQDTVCVPLEQQSSNKTLATQRSPVVQTPIKGSEVITKEDKAALDGEKVNSQGEEQSEIKIRDSEGMEKQGAVNLTGNAKEDSGSGSVKAAGPFQSGVSSSSETSVCPSEGSVGAPKAAEIDNDQTDFTSVVLSKCQEDFSSTSTVAPIPDDQVSLSKPHSDIVETPIVTAPERETESPEKAPACSPPVEQVSVNIEAVDVSERPAPGLTVQEPDTNWIKALKEAASHSQSEQVNRLETSRPLPSLESPQLEFLTPTEDCAPPRQEEIPPEVQAAEETTEIPSLNLPKKPVDLPLPLKKAADLPEPTRKAAELHEPEQSTKVELPEVEIKTELSGANEKEEEPPEEFKEPVSSTEASEEQAEVFEPTKRTEEIPEPTENEIESLEEPTKDEEPEAAKTTTEPPQPENKLVSELPEELVEIPAQIPPVEPFQVPAEKTAVTETVEIPTAEPQDSWPSLAEQSERGHPAPASPPPPASEHHPPSAHPPHLPTPTPQESHALEALTTPPASPLLPPPAPASPPAPSDCEDHHPASAPCPVPLRSSDSDGAFETPESTTPVKAVSPAEPQREQLHDKDTLDGVPAAGLTTGDPPGLSSSSAFDEDKPIAASGAYNIEVFATEATSHTLTRSLSLQGADLDSSSLLDGSLSGGYRPHSESFSVGTESAPGTLRRPKKVRPGSLKKKPLLRQNSNPESASPASSSSTPEIKKRAKPLTASPLPAQEETEGGSATPSPGGTLRKTRKSRVQTPPPLPEETSHISQEERSVVPALPLCQEEVPLPGSLTNEEDSPIPPSASYQWDPENFENIDPFKTGGSKIANSPDLGRKAPVCGPIPTPPESPPVPAVEQRLPHSPVPPKEPVTNPEEQPIIPKRQPVRLEFDYSEEGSEASHQASPPLKKVGKKPGAKMPLRKPKLGLKKAPPPTTEPLDNTPQAQHNGNEDEIPVPKAAYNFEPDKWDDPNFNPFSSKKGIANSPKLPRPSYTFDPNNFDDSIDPFKSSSNISNSPPKASASYELSSNDNDNENDNDNVGELEDQNQNKPAKKKKTPIKSKSRGVSSLCCLFNTFRVKRSPKKSPLSDTSQDPADELHSQEDHATDEEKLASSTNHKWAALHDMDSDLNSDQQDFPQPCDLTSFVNENSLPQETPVQDYEIEYMEKIGSASPPLSVKKPSLYLKLDSVSDNLTKNTHGSEPSSPCTGSFEEMEAQITAGMKTPVLSSRPGPEGSAGGDKGRKRESEALSRTQSTEREEQPPSQGPVEAPAPATAMPLLDRLSECDDPLQYLEPDLAETNPTAFAQKLQHRDVASSAESAVSMNSLYARTAATSYIEGESPHLPRELDHSLGIAREEIVTKEKEVLEWQRKYEGSRQEVVEMRRIVAEYEKTIAQMIGMPEDDQKEKSLSHHTIQQLILEKDQALADLNSVEKSLADLFRRYEKMKDVLEGFRKNEEVLKKCAQEYLSRVRKEEQRYQALKIHAEEKLDRANAEIAQVRAKAKQEQAAHQASLRKEQMKVDSLERTLEQKNKEIEELTKICDELIAKMGKS, from the exons ACCGGAACACGGAGTGAGACCGAGAGAGACGACGCAACGCTGCTGACAGAAGCGTCCACCAGCCAGCGCGGCATCCCGTCCCTGCCGCTGCTCCCGGACGTCCCAGTCGTCACCGGAGTGGAGGAGAGCGtaggtggagcagcagcagaccaggaggacaaggaggagctGGAGTTTCCTCACGACCTGCTGCCCAGTTTAGATTTCAGCAGCGAGTTCAACATCTGGGAGTCCTCACTCGG AACTCACTTTAGCTCAGGTGAGGGAAAATGTGAGCAGGTGAACCCCCTGCTGGCGGGCCTGCAGCATCACATGGAAGTCAGTGGACCACCGGTGGTCCCTGACCCAAG GCCTCATGGCTGCGACCCAGTTATCACAGATGTCCAGCCTTCACCTCGGCCCACTGCCACACCTTACCCGGGCGGCCGACCCCTGACCCCTTCCTCATCCGTCGTCTTAGACCTGGAACTCCAAGAGGCCTTTAAGGAATGTGAAGAACAAATGGCATCACTGGGCATGCTCACTCCCACGGAGCGCCACAGCCCAACTATGTCTGAGACGGTTAACGATGCAGGGAAGACGGCTGGAGAAGGGACGGTTAATGAGTCTAGTGAGTCATCGTCAGTGCCTCCAATCACGGTCCAGCCAGGGCATAGCAACGGGGGCCATGGAAACGAGAGTACACATGGAAACAGTGAGGCAGCAAACAGTCAGAAGGATACAGTTGTGTTTAGTTTCAGGAATTACATACTGGGCACTGAGGATAGAGCAGGGACAGAAGAGACAGGCGGGGAAACAAAAGCAACTCAGAGTCTGGTTGAATGTGCAGAGACTGAGCCAGAGAAAGAAACGGAGACGGATGAACCGAAGCAAACGCCCCCGTGCACACAATTAGAAATAGCAACAGATTCATGTAAAGAAACGTCCAAACATGCTGCGTTCAGTGAACAGGGAAAGGATCTAAGGGAGGATCATGTTGATGCAGCTACTGAGGAGTGGAAAACAGTGGCTAGGGAGAAAGGCACCGAGGCGAACGTAACGAAGGAAAGTGATGAGATTAACATTTGTACAGTTGAAACCAATACCGATAATTCAGTTATAGGTTCGTCAGAGTGCAGCGCTCAGTTAAAGGGTAAAGACACATTATTAGAGCTGCGGTCAGAGGCACAGGCCCCAACAGACGAACACGCGGAGAAGAAGGGGTCAGAGTCAGAAGCTGCGAAACAGACGAGTTCAAAGAGCGACAAACAGACCGAGCAAAATAAagaggcaaagaaaaagaaacacaggaaaaagaagaagacggagaagAGCGCTGCAAAGTCTGAAAATCAAGAGCAGCCTGCGTCGCTCCTAAATACAGGAAATCACACAGATCCTCTAGTATGTGATGAATCAGTGTCAGAGGCACAGGATGTGAGATGTGGGGAACAGCCTGATAATAGCATTGATTGCCAGCAGCAGCCGAGTCCTGAGGGAAAACCCATATCCAGCCCCCCACTATCATCCTCTCACAGCGGGTCGGATCATCTTACACCCCCAGCCTCTTCACCTGTGTCCAACCCCGCTCTTTCACAGAGGCCTCATCAGTCACACAACCAGGACACACCAAGTTATTATATGCATCAAGTGGAGCCACATGTAACTGATAATCAAAAGACACCCACAACATTCGTCCAAACTGCAGTCATCGATCCAGCTGCTTCCAGTGATCAGATATCAGGTGCACAAACGGAGGAGGCTGTAGTTACCACAGGCACAGAAATACTCACTCGGGAGGATCAGAGCCCACTCTCCGGCAGCACAAGTTGTGTGGGAGAGAGTAGCGTGGAAAGCGCCCTTGAAGAGGCTTTAGTGGTGGTTGCTGCGTTGCCACTGACAACACCCACACTGCCAGCAGTGATAGAAagcaagagagagggagaaagcgCGAGGCGTGATTCACTGAAGAGAGAGGCTAGTGAAGCGATTGCAGAGAGTGAGAAAGAAGTAGGAGAAAAACAATTCATAGGAATAGAAAAGTGCCTCAGCGCTGCCGATGGAGACGGAGGCGAACTCCTGGGCAGCTCTCCTCAGCTCCCGTTAATCGGTTCACAGGGAAAATGCTCACTTGCATTCTCAGCCAAAGAGGGACAGGCTGCCTGtgagaaaagctgcagcagcaaaatGCCACACAACTCTTCAGAGGCTGAAAATAAGGGACCGACGGACACGACGGTGCACGTTTCAGACACGGAGATCTCGCCAGCCGAGGAGGGAGAAGCAGAGAGGGAGCCACTCCGGTTAGAGGCATTCATCAATACTTCTCCCCTTGGGCTACTCACTGGTCCTGGTTGTCAGGATCACAGAGCTGCCGGATCGGAGAAagcaggggagggaggaggaggaggaggagaggaggtgggagaGAAAGGAGGGCTGGCTAGAGTGCACAGTTCATTCAGCCAGCCACAAGGCTCTGCTACTGGGGTGTCATCAGACAAGACTGAAACGTGTCCGCCCACCGATGTTGCCGAGTCACAGCTGAAGTCACAGAGCGAGCCGACGGTTACCATCACTGAGAGCATCAGCACAGAACAGGACCGTCTCCTTCACCCCTGCCAGGAGCAGAGTAGCGCAGCAATTGCACCTCTCCCCACTCCCACTGAGcagagctccagcagcagcacgaACGGAGGAGGAATAAGGGCTGATCTCAAACTGAACTTGATTTCGGAGGAAGCGTCGTCTCTGGGACGCACTTGTGAGGAGTCACCCGTCGTGGAAACAAACTACAGCCAAGTCTCCCTGCCTTCAATCTCACCTCAGCCTTTGACTACTTCACAACAAATCCCAGTCAAGCAACAAGAAAGCAACAATCAACAAGTTCAGCCTAGTAGCACAACAGAAGTAAGGACCGCCGAAAGTGCAGCTGAGTTCCAAGTCGAAGCTCATATCCAGAGCAACAGCGACAGCCCTGCTATGTCTGGAGTGggtgtgtatttatgtgacaGCACTAGAGGTAACAACAGAGTTCACTTTGcagacaatgtgaagggaaagGGCAGTTCTTCTGTGGACCACAGGAACATGTCAGGGGCGACTTTGGACTGCGCCTCTTTGCCACCGCTGACTGTTCACGAGAGTTTGCGGTATCCTGTTGTTGAGGCTAGCTACACCTTTTCAGACTATCTCAGCCCAAAGAAGCCAGAAGTCCCCACAAAGCCAGCTCCTACCAAGGATGACACAGCAATACGGAGCTCAGCCGATTCTCCAAAGCCACACACTGATGTGCAGTTGGATAAAGGTGATATGGGAAATAAAGATACGGAGGAGAACTCTGCTATAGATCACTCAGGTAATGACAGCTTGGAGACCAACACTGTAGATGTACAGTCGGTGACCGAGGCCAGCGCAAAACAGCTTCCACGTCCCACTGAgaacaatcagactggtgatgGAGAGTTCTCTGAGCTTTTACAAACACCAGGAAGTGTCATTTCTCAGACCCATCATCCAGCAGTTGAAGCAGTGACAGCAAAGGTGACAGAGCAAGAAGAGACGGACGCAGGTGCTGTATGTCAGCGTTTACCTGAGGATAAGGAAACCACTGTGTTAACTGCAGATTCTAAAGACGCAGTCAAAAATGAACTGTCCCACGAGTCACCTTTAATAAGTGATATCCCAATCAatgtggaagaaaaagaagggacGCAGCATGATGTTTCGTCTAGTTTTGTGCTTCCAGTTGACGATGTTTCCCGCGAGCCTTTAACTGATGTCTCTGCTGAGCTCTCTGTCGGGCAGCTTCCTGCTGATCATGACCCCACTTCAAAACCTGAACCTGTGACCTTGACCTGTGCAACCTACTCTGCTCCCAGTCGTCCACCTCTCACCCAGTTAGACGAGACACCTCCTAGTGGACTAGTTAACACAAATGCCATTGACCAGCCCAAGTCCACAATTGACTCAGCTAATCTGACAAAGGATGAATCACTGACTTCAGAAGAGACAACCTCTGACCAATCAAGTTCTGTCACTAATCCTGCTTTTGTGCTGCAGCCTCCTGGCCCAATGTTGAGTCATTTGGAGTTCATTAGTGACAGTGATGTATCCCTTCCTGGGCAGACAGATAACAACAGTACTGGTGGTGACAGCACCAGCGTCTCCGGAGAGGTGGACGGCAGTCAGCGCAGAGAAGTGACACAAGTGTGTTTAGCACATGATCTGGAGTGCAGTGATGTTAAAGCAGATGAGATTTGTCCAATCATGGAGGATAGAAATGATGCTAAGGAGTCTGTAGCGGGGAATTCTGTTACCAATAATCTTGTAACTCCCTTTTCACAAGTGGAAAATCTGCCTCCTCCGTCTGTGCCTCCTGGTGCGGATGATGTTCAGGCAATGGGTGAATCTGATAAAGTAATTTCCCTAACTCATGCTGAGCCAGACTCTACTGGCATTAAACCTGTTATCTGTGAAGCATCCATTAGGGATGACCTCTTAAATGCTAGCTGCCCACTCAGCCCTGACTTGCCTACCGATGAGGCTTATAGTAAAACTGCCCAAGAAAATGTGAAAGAAGAACACAAAGTGGGCGATGAGACCTCGGTGCTatttgaagagaaaaagaaacaagctgGTGAGGAAACAATGGATAATcaaaaggaagcagcagagagcaacaagctgcacacaggaaacaatGGCACAACACCACAACAGAGTAATGGAACAGATAAAGAGGCTGTGGAGAAAATTGCAGCCCCGCAGCCACCACTTAAACATAAAGTACAAAAGACTGAGTCACCATTAAGTGAAACGTTTTCCTTATCTACCAGCACACCTGCATCTGAAGAAGTGCTACGCACTGACTCAAGCGCTGAACCTCAGACTGTTTATGACCAGAATTTGCACCAAACTCTGGCAGCGACACTGGAATGCAGCTCTGACTCTGCACCAGATTCAAGCGTAGCTCTTGGCCAATCGCAGTCCGCACCCGAACCCGACTGTTTTGCTCGGCAAcaggagcaacagcagcagcaacggcGGCTGGGGTCCAGACATCCCACAGAAGAATTGCCAGGTGGCTGTCtagagaggggagaaaagacagacagcgAGACCCAAGCAGTGGTTCGGGGAGTGAAAGGGGCGACAGAGGAAGCAGATGTGCCTGTTGGGAGTTTGTGTCAGTTGGGAGGCAAAGAAGAGCTGGTGGGCGATGACAGTATTGGTAGTGAAGGAGTGATGGGTGCAGATAAAGGTGAGGCAGTGTTACCAGGGGTTGAAGGGGCAAATGTGCCATCTCAACTTGATTTAAATGAGACAGGTAGGACGGCTGAGAGAAATACCTCATGTGACACAGAGACAGTAACAACTTCCTCTCACGTAGGTGATACAACACAGGAGATAGATGAAAAGGAAAGCTCTGGGTTAGGGGGAGGTGGGTCAGATGCAGATTTAGTGCCTGACACCGCATTTGTGAGTGATCTGGATGGTAAAGGTCAGCAAAAAAGTCACGTATCAGCCGCCTGTCAAGACCAATATGTTGAACCTGGAACGTCAAAGAACAAAGCTGTATCTGTTCGGTCTGCGTCACAGCAGCATGAGACCTCTCCTCCCCAAACTTCTGTCTCATCAAAGGCCGGCACAGATAGTGAGGACATTGATACACCCGTAATTCCAAGTGCAAAGCAGGCTGAAGAAATTCATGCAAAGGTATTCAGTGCTCTGCCAGATCCTACTGGGCAACCAGGAAGTGGGGAAAATGCTTTCAGCGCTGCCACGGCCGTGAACGGCAACAGTAGTGAAAGTGGGGAGTGTGAAATTCAGGATACAGTGTGCGTGCCCCTTGAGCAGCAGAGCTCCAATAAAACTTTAGCCACACAAAGAAGCCCAGTAGTACAAACGCCCATAAAAGGCTCTGAGGTGATCACAAAAGAAGATAAAGCAGCTTTGGACGGAGAGAAAGTTAACAGCCAGGGAGAGGAACAAAGTGAGATTAAAATAAGGGACAGTGAAGGAATGGAGAAGCAGGGGGCTGTAAATTTAACCGGGAACGCTAAAGAAGACAGTGGCTCGGGGTCGGTCAAAGCTGCAGGCCCCTTTCAAAGTGGGGTGTCAAGCAGCTCTGAAACATCTGTTTGTCCCTCTGAAGGGAGCGTTGGTGCTCCTAAGGCAGCAGAAATAGACAATGATCAAACAGATTTCACATCTGTTGTTTTGTCAAAGTGTCAGGAAGACTTTTCATCAACCTCCACTGTGGCCCCGATACCGGATGACCAGGTGTCACTGTCAAAGCCCCACAGTGATATTGTGGAAACCCCCATTGTCACTGCTCCTGAGCGTGAAACAGAATCTCCTGAAAAAGCTCCTGCCTGCAGTCCTCCTGTTGAACAAGTGTCTGTGAACATAGAGGCTGTTGATGTGTCAGAGCGTCCCGCTCCTGGACTAACGGTCCAGGAACCAGATACAAACTGGATAAAGGCGCTAAAAGAAGCCGCCTCCCACTCTCAGAGTGAACAAGTGAACAGACTGGAGACCTCAAG accCCTCCCATCTCTGGAGTCTCCACAGCTAGAGTTTCTCACTCCCACTGAAGACTGTGCTCCTCCGAGACAAGAGGAGATCCCACCAGAGGTTCAGGCGGCAGAGGAGACGACAGAAATCCCATCTTTAAACCTTCCGAAGAAGCCAGTAGACCTTCCTTTGCCTTTGAAAAAGGCAGCAGATCTACCAGAACCAACACGGAAAGCAGCAGAGCTTCACGAACCAGAGCAAAGCACAAAAGTAGAGCTCCCAGAAGTGGAGATAAAAACCGAGCTTTCAGGGGCAAACgagaaagaagaagagcctCCAGAAGAGTTTAAAGAGCCAGTAAGTTCTACAGAAGCATCAGAGGAGCAGGCGGAGGTCTTCGAACCAACGAAAAGGACAGAAGAGATCCCAGAGCCGACAGAAAATGAGATAGAATCCCTAGAAGAACCAACAAAGGATGAAGAACCAGAAGCAGCAAAGACAACAACAGAGCCCCCGCAACCAGAGAACAAGCTGGTCAGTGAGCTGCCAGAGGAGCTAGTGGAAATACCAGCACAGATCCCACCTGTGGAGCCATTTCAAGTCCCAGCTGAGAAAACTGCAGTGACAGAAACAGTTGAGATTCCTACTGCAGAGCCACAGGACAGTTG GCCCTCCCTCGCTGAGCAGTCAGAGAGGGGTCACCCTGCCCCTGCCTCTCCCCCACCTCCCGCCTCCGAGCACCACCCTCCGTCTGCCCACCCTCCTCACCTCCCAACTCCAACACCACAGGAGAGTCACGCACTTGAAGCTCTAACGACCCCgcctgcctcccccctcctccctcccccagcCCCTGCCTCCCCTCCTGCGCCTTCTGACTGTGAGGACCATCACCCTGCCTCTGCGCCCTGCCCTGTCCCACTAAG GAGCTCAGACTCTGATGGAGCTTTTGAAACCCCTGAATCTACAACTCCAGTAAAGGCTGTTTCTCCCGCTGAACCCCAGAGAGAACAACTTCATGACAAAG ACACCTTGGATGGTGTTCCTGCCGCTGGGTTGACCACAGGTGATCCGCCCGGTCTTTCTTCGTCCAGTGCTTTCGATGAGGACAAGCCCATTGCTGCCAGTGGTGCATATAACATTGAAGTTTTTGCCACAGAGGCCACAAGTCACACTCTGACCCGTTCTCTCAGCCTCCAAGGGGCAGACCTTGATAGTTCTAGTCTGCTGGATGGATCGCTGTCTGGGGGTTACCGTCCACATTCTGAATCCTTCAGCGTAGGCACTGAGAGTGCCCCGGGGACGCTCCGCAGGCCCAAGAAAGTTCGCCCTGGATCTTTAAAGAAGAAGCCTCTCCTCAGACAGAACTCCAATCCGGAGAGTGCAAGCCCAGCCTCATCCAGCAGCACCCCAGAAATCAAGAAGCGGGCAAAGCCTCTGACTGCCAGCCCTCTCCCAGCTCAGGAGGAAACAGAAGGAGGCTCTGCGACGCCAAGCCCTGGAGGAACTCTCCGAAAAACCAGGAAAAGCCGCGtgcagactcctcctcctctgcccgaGGAGACCAGTCATATCAGTCAAGAGGAGCGCAGTGTTGTGCCAGCCTTACCCTTGTGCCAGGAGGAGGTCCCTCTCCCTGGTAGTCTGACAAACGAAGAAGACTCCCCAATCCCGCCCAGTGCATCCTATCAATGGGATCCAGAGAACTTTGAGAACATCGACCCTTTCAAAACTGGAGGAAGTAAAATTGCCAATTCCCCTGATCTGGGTCGTAAAGCTCCTGTGTGTGGCCCTATTCCCACCCCTCCAGAGAGTCCCCCTGTTCCTGCTGTGGAACAACGTCTCCCCCATTCCCCCGTTCCCCCCAAAGAGCCAGTCACCAACCCTGAGGAGCAGCCCATTATTCCCAAGCGCCAGCCAGTAAGACTGGAGTTTGACTACTCCGAGGAGGGCTCTGAGGCGTCACATCAGGCCTCTCCTCCGCTCAAAAAGGTGGGAAAGAAGCCCGGTGCCAAGATGCCTCTGAGGAAACCAAAGCTGGGGCTGAAAAAGGCACCTCCGCCAACAACGGAGCCGCTAGACAACACCCCTCAGGCACAACACAATGGCAATGAGGATGAGATCCCTGTTCCTAAAGCAGCTTACAACTTTGAGCCTGACAAATGGGACGACCCAAACTTCAATCCATTTAGTTCAAAGAAAGGTATCGCCAATTCTCCAAAACTACCCCGGCCGTCTTATACCTTTGACCCCAATAACTTTGATGACTCCATAGACCCTTTCAAATCCTCCAGCAATATAAGTAACTCCCCGCCGAAGGCATCAGCGTCCTATGAGCTGTCATCCAATGACAACGATAAtgaaaatgacaatgacaacGTCGGGGAACTGGAGGACCAAAACCAGAACAAACcggccaagaagaagaaaacgccTATCAAATC GAAGTCCAGGGGTGTGTCTTCTCTATGTTGTCTGTT tAACACTTTCAGAGTGAAGAGGTCACCAAAGAAATCTCCGCTGTCTGACACATCCCAG GATCCTGCGGATGAGCTTCACTCACAGGAAGACCACGCCACAGACGAGGAGAAGCTGGCCTCCTCCACCAATCATAAGTGGGCAGCCCTCCACGACATGGACTCAGATTTGAACTCAGACCAGCAAGACTTCCCTCAGCCATGTGACCTTACTTCTTTTGTTAACGAGAACAGTCTTCCTCAGGAGACTCCAG TGCAAGACTATGAAATTGAGTACATGGAGAAGATTGGCTCTGCTTCGCCG CCACTGTCTGTGAAGAAGCCTTCTTTGTACTTAAAGTTGGACTCGGTATCCGACAACTTAACCAAAAATACACATGGATCTGAACCCAGCTCCCCCTGCACAGG GAGTTTTGAGGAGATGGAGGCCCAGATAACAGCCGGCATGAAGACGCCGGTGCTGAGTTCCCGGCCTGGTCCCGAGGGCTCTGCTGGGGGGGACAAGGGCAGGAAGAGGGAGAGCGAGGCGCTCAGCCGaacacagagcacagagagGGAAGAGCAG CCCCCTAGCCAGGGCCCTGTGGAGGCCCCTGCTCCAGCCACGGCCATGCCCCTGTTAGACAGGCTGTCTGAGTGTGatgaccccctgcagtacctggaGCCTGACCTGGCTGAGACCAACCCCACCGCATTCGCCCAAAAACTACAG